ATGACCCAGGCTTCCGCCTGCTGCTCTGCCAGCAGGAGCTGCTCGCGAACCCTGACCACTTCGCCCACAATGATCAGCGCCGGGTTGACCACTTTAAAAGATACCGCCAGCTTATGAATGTCGGCAAGCGTTCCCGTAATAACGCGCTGCTTGCTTGTTGTGCCGCGCTCAATAATCGCAACCGGCGTAGCTGCTGCCTTGCCGTGCTTCAGCAGCTCCTCGCGGATGACGGCGAGCTGGCTGACGCCCATGTAGATAGCCAGCGTATCCACGCTATGCGCAAGCAAATCCCAGCGCACAGGCTCCTGGTCGCCGTGGCAGCGATTGCCGGTCACGCAGGCAAAGGACGCTGCCTTCCCGCGATGCGTCAGCGGAATTGCCGCCGAGGCCGCAGCCCCTATGGCAGACGTGACGCCCGGCACGATCTCCCACTCGATGCCGTGCTCCGCCAGCTCCAGCGCCTCCTCGCCGCCGCGCCCGAAGACGAAGGGGTCGCCCCCTTTCAGGCGGACGACCGTCTTCCCTTGCTTGGCGTAAGAAACAAGCGCTGCATTAATTTCCTCCTGCGGCATCGCATGTGCATTAGGCGCTTTGCCGCAGTACACCAGCTCCGCATTCGGGCGGGCGTATGCGAGCAGCTCTTCGTTCACGAGTCGGTCGTACAGGATCACATCCGCCAGCCCGATTCGCCGCATCGCCTTCACCGTGATCAGCTCCGGGTCACCGGGGCCCGCTCCAACAATGTATACCTTCCCCGTTGCCGCCGCCCGCATCACAGGCCGCTTTTCTCGGCAGCAAGTGCCGGTTTGGCCGGGAGACCCGACTTTGCGGAAGAGGAAGAGCTTTCGTAGTCCTTTGCCTTCTTGTTATGCGACCAGTAGAACATAAAGCCGGTAAACAAAGCACCGCCTACAAAGTTGCCAAGCAGCACCGGAATTTGGTTCCACAGCCACCAGTCCGCAACCGATACGTCAGCGCCAAGCATCATGCCGGCAGGGATGACAAACATATTAACGACCGCATGCTCGAAGCCTTGCTCGAAGAACATCAGAATCGGCAGCCACATCGCAACGATTTTGCCCAAGGTCGATTTCGAGGTCATCGCCATCACAACGCCAAGCGTTACCATCCAGTTGCACAGAATCGCCTTGATGAACACAAGAATAATGCCGTCGAAGCCCATTTTTTGATAACCCAATGTCTTTGTCTCACTGACTTGAATGAGCATTTGGGCGAGCGGATTCGACATATCCGTCCCCATCTTCGTAATCGCCATGCCATATAAAGCCGCATATACCGCACAGCCGATCAAGTGACCGATAATGACAAGCCCGTAATTGACCATCATGCGGGATAGGGAGGTTTTCCGTTTGAAAACCGATAGAGGAATAAGCGCAAAGCTGCCTGTCACAAGCTCGAGTCCCAGAAGAACGATGATCACAAAGCCGATCGGGAAAATAATAGCTCCGGTTAGAGCAAGTGACGTTTGCGTTGTTGCCGTATAGGCGAGTGTTGTTGCAAAAGCCAGGATGCCGCCTCCTAGAAATCCTCTCATCAGCATTTGCGAGGCGCTCATCTCCGCTTTCGCCGTCCCTGCTTCTACCATCGATTCCAGTACTTCAGCCGGTTTCACGTAGTCCATGTTCCATTCCTCCTTAAATGAATCATCACCACAATAGCGCATGTACGGGCTATCGTGATGATTCATACTTCGAAAGCATTCACCTTAAATGAATCATCATCACAATAGCCCATGTACGGGCTATCGTGATGATTCATACTTCGAAAGCGTTCACCTTAAATGAATCATCACCACAATAGCCCATGTACGGACTATTGTGATGATTCATACTTCGAAAGCATTCACGTTAAATGAATCATCACCACAATAGCCCATGTACGGGCTATTGTGATGATTCATACTTCGAAAGCATTCACCTTAAATGAATCATCATCACAATAGCCCATGTACGGGCTATCGTGA
This region of Paenibacillus sp. JDR-2 genomic DNA includes:
- the cobA gene encoding uroporphyrinogen-III C-methyltransferase, yielding MRAAATGKVYIVGAGPGDPELITVKAMRRIGLADVILYDRLVNEELLAYARPNAELVYCGKAPNAHAMPQEEINAALVSYAKQGKTVVRLKGGDPFVFGRGGEEALELAEHGIEWEIVPGVTSAIGAAASAAIPLTHRGKAASFACVTGNRCHGDQEPVRWDLLAHSVDTLAIYMGVSQLAVIREELLKHGKAAATPVAIIERGTTSKQRVITGTLADIHKLAVSFKVVNPALIIVGEVVRVREQLLLAEQQAEAWVM
- a CDS encoding formate/nitrite transporter family protein translates to MDYVKPAEVLESMVEAGTAKAEMSASQMLMRGFLGGGILAFATTLAYTATTQTSLALTGAIIFPIGFVIIVLLGLELVTGSFALIPLSVFKRKTSLSRMMVNYGLVIIGHLIGCAVYAALYGMAITKMGTDMSNPLAQMLIQVSETKTLGYQKMGFDGIILVFIKAILCNWMVTLGVVMAMTSKSTLGKIVAMWLPILMFFEQGFEHAVVNMFVIPAGMMLGADVSVADWWLWNQIPVLLGNFVGGALFTGFMFYWSHNKKAKDYESSSSSAKSGLPAKPALAAEKSGL